The following proteins are co-located in the Fusobacteria bacterium ZRK30 genome:
- the rbsK gene encoding ribokinase, producing the protein MKKILVIGSLNMDLVTMSERHPKLGETIIGKSFFQIPGGKGGNQAVAISKLGGDVTMFGCVGKDSHGDILIEELKKNDVNIDCVKKVEKNTGIATIVVDENADNTIIVVPGANFEIGTDDIDKNIELIKDADIVLLQLEIPIDVVEYILKKSKEYNKITILNPAPAENLSVDIIKNVDYLVPNETELELLSGMPTDSEEEVLVASKKLMDMGVKNLIVTMGKNGSIFVGEDKVVKVGIHKVKAVDPTAAGDSFIGGVIRMLAEGKKIEEAMEFGARVGAITVTKEGAQSSLPTWDEVVNYKFKK; encoded by the coding sequence ATGAAAAAAATATTAGTAATTGGAAGTCTTAATATGGATTTAGTTACCATGAGTGAGAGGCACCCTAAATTAGGAGAGACAATTATAGGAAAAAGCTTCTTTCAGATTCCAGGAGGAAAAGGAGGGAACCAGGCGGTTGCCATATCTAAATTAGGCGGGGATGTAACTATGTTTGGCTGTGTAGGGAAAGATTCTCACGGTGATATATTAATAGAGGAATTAAAAAAGAACGATGTAAATATAGATTGTGTAAAAAAGGTCGAAAAAAATACGGGGATAGCTACAATAGTAGTAGATGAAAATGCAGATAATACAATAATAGTAGTCCCGGGAGCTAATTTTGAGATAGGCACAGATGATATAGATAAAAATATAGAGTTAATAAAAGATGCAGATATAGTTCTCCTCCAGTTGGAAATACCTATAGATGTAGTGGAATATATCCTGAAAAAATCAAAGGAATACAATAAAATTACGATACTTAATCCGGCTCCGGCTGAAAACCTGTCGGTAGATATAATAAAGAATGTAGACTATCTGGTGCCCAATGAAACGGAATTAGAGTTGCTCAGCGGGATGCCTACAGATTCTGAGGAAGAGGTATTAGTGGCTTCTAAAAAACTTATGGATATGGGAGTAAAAAATCTCATAGTTACCATGGGGAAAAATGGTTCGATCTTTGTAGGAGAGGATAAAGTGGTGAAAGTAGGAATCCACAAAGTAAAAGCAGTAGATCCAACAGCAGCAGGGGATTCGTTTATCGGCGGAGTTATCAGAATGCTGGCAGAAGGGAAAAAAATAGAGGAAGCCATGGAATTTGGGGCTCGTGTAGGAGCTATAACAGTAACAAAAGAAGGGGCTCAGAGTTCTCTGCCTACATGGGATGAAGTGGTAAATTATAAATTTAAAAAATAA
- a CDS encoding YjjI family glycine radical enzyme, translated as MMSILDIIKDTNITFEQRVLGLARAAENSLDVLKMTDYVKEYREAGIICDLFEGNAPYRPRYILPDYDKFIKEGCEFLNIAPPTDIWEATNNLLMFYKHVPSITTMPVYIGNIDYLLEKFVTDENEEESYRAIKLFLKHIDTTITDSFCHANIGPRETKAGMLILKAMRELELPTPNLTLKYSKETTDRLAIESINTALVTAKPSFAKDSMYREDFGGNEYGIVSCYNGLEVGGGAHTLVRVRLGRLAKKAINKSDFMERVLPELAHEMLGYIDERIRFILEESVFFKVNFLVAEGFIEKEKFTGLFGMVGLAECVNHLMELEGNSGRFGNNDLANKLGEEIVKALTKILKDHKCKYFDREEKKHLLHSQVGIETDAGESPGCRIPIGEEPEIFEHIVQASPFHKYFASGIGDIYSFDETYKKNPQAILDIINGGFNMGLRFFSMYGNDCDVVRVTGYLVKKSEMEKLDQGKVVLRDTTILGKGARDNGRVLERKLRKK; from the coding sequence ATTATGAGTATATTAGATATAATTAAAGATACAAATATTACCTTTGAGCAGAGGGTGTTGGGATTAGCTCGTGCTGCAGAGAACAGTTTAGATGTGCTAAAAATGACAGATTATGTAAAAGAATATAGGGAAGCGGGAATTATATGTGATTTATTTGAGGGAAATGCACCATATAGACCGAGATATATCTTGCCCGATTATGATAAATTTATAAAGGAGGGGTGTGAGTTTTTAAATATTGCTCCTCCTACAGATATTTGGGAAGCCACAAATAATCTATTGATGTTTTATAAACATGTACCATCTATAACGACTATGCCTGTGTACATAGGAAATATAGACTACCTTTTGGAAAAGTTCGTGACAGACGAAAATGAGGAGGAGTCTTATAGAGCTATAAAATTATTTTTAAAGCATATAGATACAACTATTACAGATTCATTTTGTCATGCTAACATAGGGCCCCGTGAAACAAAAGCTGGGATGTTGATATTAAAAGCTATGAGAGAATTAGAGTTACCTACTCCTAATTTGACATTAAAATACAGTAAAGAAACTACCGATAGGTTAGCTATTGAATCTATAAATACAGCTTTGGTTACAGCAAAGCCTAGTTTTGCCAAAGATAGTATGTACAGAGAAGACTTTGGCGGAAATGAATATGGAATCGTGAGCTGTTATAATGGATTAGAAGTAGGCGGAGGAGCTCATACCTTGGTAAGGGTCAGATTGGGAAGGTTAGCTAAAAAAGCTATTAATAAATCTGATTTTATGGAGAGAGTTTTGCCTGAATTAGCCCATGAAATGCTTGGGTATATAGATGAAAGAATAAGGTTTATCTTGGAAGAATCGGTGTTTTTTAAGGTTAATTTCCTGGTAGCAGAAGGATTTATAGAAAAAGAGAAGTTTACAGGGCTCTTTGGAATGGTTGGATTAGCTGAGTGTGTAAATCATCTTATGGAATTAGAGGGAAATAGCGGAAGATTTGGAAACAATGATCTGGCCAATAAATTAGGTGAAGAGATAGTAAAAGCTCTTACAAAGATATTAAAGGATCATAAGTGTAAGTATTTTGATAGGGAAGAGAAAAAGCATCTCCTGCATTCCCAGGTAGGGATTGAAACCGATGCAGGGGAAAGCCCGGGATGCAGGATTCCAATCGGTGAGGAACCGGAGATATTTGAACATATAGTACAGGCTTCCCCATTTCATAAGTATTTTGCCAGTGGAATAGGAGATATATATTCCTTTGATGAAACCTATAAAAAAAATCCCCAGGCGATCCTGGATATAATAAACGGTGGGTTTAACATGGGACTTAGATTTTTTTCTATGTATGGAAATGATTGTGACGTAGTCAGAGTCACAGGATATTTGGTAAAAAAATCTGAGATGGAAAAATTAGATCAGGGAAAGGTAGTGTTAAGAGATACAACTATCCTAGGAAAAGGTGCCAGAGATAATGGAAGGGTACTAGAGAGGAAATTGAGGAAAAAATAA
- a CDS encoding LacI family transcriptional regulator, with product MKIKDIAELAGVSTATVSRVINNSSSVREETRKMVLEVIKAKNYRPNITAQNLAKKETNTIGVVIPDLDNPFFGKIIKGIYEKIEEENLNIILLNSYGSIKKEKRVIETLIEQRVKGVIIVPVAKDRFSSYKHFNRLDEFKIPYVLIDREIEGDNFSKVYLENRNGAYKATKYLLTKVDDIAMISGPIRTTTATKRLEGYSLAMGEKKLEKKIYYGDYRIESGYKVITQIIREKKLPEALFVANNMMTLGVIKGLIENNIKISENILIFSFDEVEMAEIFGIKIDYLEFDVKSVGEKAVDILKGKLNGDSSRKIVKIPGKIKKAT from the coding sequence ATGAAGATAAAAGATATAGCAGAATTAGCAGGGGTCTCCACAGCCACAGTATCGAGGGTAATAAATAATTCCTCTTCGGTGAGAGAAGAAACAAGAAAAATGGTCTTAGAAGTGATAAAGGCTAAAAATTACAGACCCAATATAACAGCTCAAAATTTAGCTAAAAAAGAAACCAATACTATAGGAGTGGTAATACCAGATCTGGATAATCCTTTTTTTGGAAAGATAATAAAGGGGATATATGAAAAGATAGAGGAAGAAAACTTAAATATAATCCTTCTAAACAGTTATGGTAGTATAAAAAAAGAAAAAAGGGTAATAGAGACTTTGATAGAACAAAGGGTAAAGGGAGTTATAATAGTCCCCGTAGCAAAAGACAGGTTTTCAAGTTATAAGCACTTTAACAGGTTAGATGAATTTAAAATTCCTTATGTGCTTATAGACAGGGAGATTGAAGGAGATAACTTTTCCAAGGTATATTTAGAAAATAGAAACGGTGCCTATAAGGCAACTAAATACCTGCTGACTAAGGTAGATGATATAGCCATGATATCCGGACCTATAAGAACTACTACAGCTACTAAAAGATTAGAGGGGTATAGTTTAGCCATGGGGGAGAAAAAGTTAGAGAAAAAAATTTACTATGGTGATTACAGAATAGAATCAGGATATAAGGTAATAACCCAAATAATTAGGGAGAAAAAGCTTCCTGAAGCACTATTTGTGGCCAATAATATGATGACCTTGGGAGTTATAAAGGGACTTATAGAAAATAATATTAAAATTTCAGAAAACATCTTAATATTTAGTTTTGATGAAGTTGAAATGGCTGAAATTTTTGGAATAAAGATAGATTATTTAGAATTTGATGTAAAATCTGTTGGGGAAAAAGCAGTAGATATTTTAAAAGGTAAATTAAATGGAGACAGTTCCAGGAAGATCGTTAAAATTCCAGGGAAAATAAAAAAAGCAACGTGA
- the rbsD gene encoding D-ribose pyranase has protein sequence MKKGRLLNSEISSVISRMGHTDHITVGDAGLPIPNEVKRVDLAVEKGVPTFLGTLEVILDELKVEEVVIAKEMKYISGEFHIQLLKLLEKKCGEINIIEVSHEEFKGITKESKAVVRTGECTPYANIILKSGVTF, from the coding sequence ATGAAAAAAGGAAGATTATTAAATAGTGAGATCAGTTCTGTAATATCCAGGATGGGACATACAGATCATATAACTGTGGGGGATGCAGGGTTACCAATTCCAAACGAAGTAAAGAGAGTAGACTTAGCAGTGGAAAAGGGCGTGCCTACTTTTTTAGGAACTTTAGAAGTGATCTTGGATGAATTAAAGGTAGAAGAAGTGGTAATTGCTAAGGAGATGAAATATATAAGTGGAGAATTCCATATCCAGTTATTGAAATTATTGGAAAAAAAATGTGGAGAGATAAATATTATAGAAGTATCCCACGAAGAATTTAAAGGGATAACTAAGGAGAGTAAGGCTGTAGTAAGAACTGGAGAGTGTACACCATATGCTAATATTATTTTGAAATCAGGAGTAACGTTCTAA
- the mgsA gene encoding methylglyoxal synthase, giving the protein MKKIALIAHDRKKDELVDFVKEHREFFSKHSLVSTGTTGGRIIQATDLEVIRFQSGPIGGDQQVGALIATDEVEAIFFFRDPLTSQPHEPDVQALIRLCDVHKIPVATNTATADLLIKGMKEL; this is encoded by the coding sequence ATGAAAAAAATAGCACTTATAGCCCATGATAGAAAAAAAGATGAATTGGTTGATTTTGTGAAGGAACACAGAGAGTTCTTTTCTAAACATAGTTTGGTTAGTACGGGAACTACTGGAGGAAGAATTATACAAGCTACAGATTTAGAGGTTATCAGGTTTCAATCTGGACCAATTGGAGGAGACCAACAGGTAGGAGCACTTATTGCAACTGATGAGGTGGAGGCGATATTTTTCTTTAGAGATCCCCTTACATCTCAGCCCCATGAACCAGATGTACAGGCTCTCATAAGATTATGTGATGTTCATAAAATACCGGTAGCCACAAATACGGCTACAGCGGACCTCTTGATTAAAGGGATGAAAGAACTGTAA
- the rplS gene encoding 50S ribosomal protein L19, with product MKERLIALVEKDYIRTDMPEFKAGDTLNVALKVKEGAKERIQHFEGVVIRVNGGGVAKTFTIRKVTAGFGVERILPINSPMIDSIEVKRIGKVRRSRLFYLRGLSGKKARITELRK from the coding sequence ATGAAAGAGAGATTAATCGCGTTAGTAGAAAAAGACTATATCAGAACTGATATGCCTGAATTTAAAGCTGGAGATACTTTAAACGTAGCTTTAAAAGTAAAAGAGGGAGCAAAAGAAAGAATCCAACATTTCGAAGGTGTAGTAATCAGAGTAAATGGTGGAGGAGTTGCTAAGACTTTCACAATCAGAAAAGTAACTGCTGGATTTGGAGTAGAGAGAATATTACCTATTAACTCACCAATGATCGACAGTATTGAAGTTAAGAGAATCGGAAAAGTTAGAAGATCAAGATTATTCTACCTTAGAGGATTATCTGGTAAGAAAGCTAGAATCACTGAACTTAGAAAGTAA
- a CDS encoding YjjW family glycine radical enzyme activase, with translation MRRAKINKIIKFSNVDGPGNRMSIFFQGCNYNCLYCHNPETINRCNSCGACVDSCPAGALCIVDSKVCWDKKLCVECDLCTEICMRNSSPKTMDYSMEELLEEIKKVSGFIRGITVSGGEATLNYKFITELFKEVKKMGLTTFVDTNGSLDLREDIYSEFIRATDKFMVDMKVWDEKAHIDLTNIDNLIVKKNIEFLGVLGKLYEVRTVIVPEFLDNLETVSEVSRLIGGINSKNQSGEDIIYKLIKYRQVGVRKEILDEKLLEISSPRDEMMEELSKLARSNGVEKVIII, from the coding sequence ATGAGAAGAGCAAAAATAAACAAGATAATAAAGTTTTCCAATGTGGATGGTCCGGGAAATAGGATGAGTATATTTTTCCAGGGGTGTAACTATAATTGTCTCTACTGTCATAATCCTGAGACTATAAATAGATGTAACTCCTGTGGAGCTTGTGTAGATAGTTGTCCTGCAGGGGCACTTTGTATAGTGGATTCAAAGGTTTGCTGGGATAAGAAACTTTGTGTAGAATGTGATCTGTGTACAGAGATCTGTATGAGAAACTCATCTCCAAAAACAATGGATTACAGTATGGAAGAACTTTTAGAGGAGATAAAAAAGGTCAGTGGTTTTATTCGTGGGATCACTGTAAGTGGCGGGGAAGCTACTCTGAATTATAAATTTATAACTGAGTTATTTAAAGAAGTAAAAAAAATGGGGCTGACTACCTTTGTAGACACCAATGGCTCTCTAGATCTAAGGGAGGATATCTACAGTGAATTTATTCGGGCAACAGACAAATTTATGGTAGATATGAAGGTATGGGATGAAAAAGCTCATATAGATCTTACAAACATAGACAACTTAATTGTGAAAAAAAATATAGAATTTTTAGGAGTATTAGGTAAGTTATATGAGGTGAGAACGGTAATTGTACCTGAGTTTTTAGATAATCTAGAGACTGTTAGTGAGGTATCGAGGCTGATAGGCGGGATAAACTCTAAAAATCAATCAGGTGAGGATATTATCTATAAACTTATAAAGTATAGGCAGGTAGGTGTAAGAAAAGAAATCTTAGATGAAAAACTCCTTGAAATATCAAGTCCTAGAGATGAGATGATGGAGGAATTATCTAAACTTGCGAGAAGCAATGGAGTAGAAAAAGTAATTATAATCTGA
- a CDS encoding arsenate reductase family protein, producing the protein MIQIFGVKNCNDTKKAIRFFKDRKINVQFINLKEKEISKGELRSITKTFDIEELLDREGKEFKKRNLEYYVFDTLELLMESPTLFKTPILREKDKVTLGYQPEIWKEWIK; encoded by the coding sequence ATGATACAAATATTTGGAGTTAAAAACTGTAATGATACAAAGAAAGCCATAAGATTTTTTAAGGATAGAAAGATCAATGTTCAATTTATCAACCTCAAGGAAAAAGAGATCTCAAAAGGAGAGTTGAGAAGTATAACAAAAACTTTTGATATTGAGGAGCTCCTAGACAGAGAGGGAAAGGAGTTTAAAAAACGTAATTTAGAATACTATGTATTTGATACTTTAGAATTATTGATGGAGTCCCCTACCCTGTTCAAAACACCCATCCTAAGGGAGAAGGATAAAGTAACCCTGGGATATCAGCCTGAGATATGGAAGGAATGGATAAAGTAA